In a genomic window of Myxococcota bacterium:
- a CDS encoding tryptophan 7-halogenase: MSAPHDVAILGGGIAATLLARQLRKRIPEARIVLFENGAGRRGGKPEPKVGESTVEIASHYLLSRQQLSGYLYEHHLPKNGLRFFFDTPGRDTPLTEMSEIGTINLPFHQAFQLDRARMEPDLLEMCRAEGIDVRLGATVKGVALSDTDAPHRVTVTAAGADAVFDARWVVDATGRRGLLAHQEGLRRPEPDHQIGSVWGRFEGVTDIDQLGDEAFRARVRHTTRGLSTVHFLHPGYWVWVIRLRGGLTSIGVVGTPTRDAKLRTADGFRAFLDEHAALRTLLADAKAVDHGSMARIAYGTEKFLSPQRWGMIGEAATATDPFYSPGLDFVALENDFLTDLVARDLGGEEASSWAESLALYDRFLEFRHQAVMRLYRGLYPIFGSYDLMRLKWDFDIASYHNLWVSPYLQGLHLDAAWLKRQLRLEGFVLQAMDHFAALFRRVEEKLRDDDAYYQKNRGVFSYGLENIPFLPEIGTPRSQRTTLKQAQETFNIVRRDALRLLDDPAAEEPWSLQSFATRPLA, encoded by the coding sequence ATGAGCGCGCCCCACGACGTCGCGATCCTGGGCGGCGGCATCGCCGCGACCCTGCTGGCGCGCCAGCTGCGCAAACGCATTCCCGAGGCGCGGATCGTGCTCTTCGAGAACGGCGCGGGGCGGCGCGGCGGGAAGCCCGAGCCGAAGGTGGGCGAGTCGACCGTCGAGATCGCCAGCCACTACCTGCTGAGTCGCCAGCAGCTGTCCGGCTACCTCTACGAACACCATCTCCCGAAGAACGGCCTGCGCTTCTTCTTCGATACCCCGGGTCGCGACACCCCGCTCACCGAGATGAGCGAGATCGGCACGATCAACCTGCCCTTCCACCAGGCCTTCCAGCTCGACCGCGCGCGCATGGAGCCTGACCTGCTCGAGATGTGCCGCGCCGAGGGGATCGACGTGCGGCTCGGTGCCACGGTGAAAGGGGTCGCGCTTTCCGACACGGACGCGCCCCACCGCGTCACCGTGACCGCGGCCGGAGCCGACGCCGTCTTCGACGCGCGCTGGGTCGTCGACGCGACCGGGCGACGCGGTTTGCTGGCCCACCAGGAGGGTTTGCGCCGCCCCGAGCCCGACCATCAGATCGGGTCGGTGTGGGGGCGCTTCGAGGGCGTCACCGACATCGACCAGCTCGGCGACGAGGCCTTCCGCGCGCGCGTGCGCCACACCACGCGCGGTCTCTCGACGGTGCACTTCCTCCACCCGGGCTACTGGGTCTGGGTGATCCGCCTGCGCGGTGGGCTCACCAGCATCGGTGTGGTGGGCACCCCCACCCGCGACGCGAAGCTCCGCACCGCCGACGGCTTCCGCGCGTTCCTCGACGAACACGCCGCCCTGCGCACCCTGCTGGCCGACGCGAAAGCGGTCGATCACGGCAGCATGGCGCGCATCGCCTACGGCACCGAGAAGTTCCTGTCGCCCCAGCGCTGGGGAATGATCGGCGAAGCCGCGACGGCGACCGACCCCTTCTACAGCCCCGGCCTCGACTTCGTCGCCCTCGAGAACGACTTCCTGACCGATCTCGTCGCGCGCGATCTCGGGGGCGAAGAGGCCAGCAGCTGGGCCGAGTCGCTCGCGCTCTACGATCGCTTCCTCGAGTTCCGCCACCAGGCGGTCATGCGGCTCTACCGCGGGCTGTATCCGATCTTTGGCTCCTACGACCTGATGCGCCTGAAGTGGGACTTCGACATCGCGTCCTACCACAACCTCTGGGTGTCGCCGTACTTGCAGGGACTGCACCTCGACGCGGCCTGGCTGAAGCGTCAGCTGCGGCTCGAGGGCTTCGTGCTCCAGGCGATGGACCACTTCGCCGCGCTCTTCCGTCGCGTCGAAGAGAAGCTGCGCGACGACGACGCCTACTATCAGAAGAACCGCGGGGTCTTCTCCTACGGGCTCGAGAACATTCCGTTCCTGCCCGAGATCGGAACTCCGCGCAGCCAACGCACGACGCTGAAGCAGGCGCAGGAGACGTTCAACATCGTGCGCCGCGACGCCCTGCGGTTGCTCGACGATCCGGCCGCCGAGGAGCCCTGGTCGCTCCAGTCGTTCGCTACGCGTCCACTTGCCTGA
- the fabG gene encoding 3-oxoacyl-ACP reductase FabG, protein MSDGRRVLVTGASRGIGRAIAVALADQGFDLALHYRSQREAAEAVAKEVEGKGVRATLLCCDVSDRDATRAAIEADLQAHGPYWGAVHNAGVTADAAFPAMKGEDWDRVLRTNLDGFYNTFQPLVMPMVRLRQGGRIVALSSVSGQAGNRGQTNYAASKAGLIGAVKSLALELAKRKITVNCVAPGLIETDMIDVELAKSHAGLIPLRRLGQPEEVAATVAFLFSEGAAYITGEVISVNGGLR, encoded by the coding sequence ATGAGCGACGGGCGCCGTGTGTTGGTGACCGGTGCGAGCCGGGGGATCGGTCGCGCGATCGCCGTGGCCCTGGCCGACCAGGGCTTCGATCTCGCCCTCCACTACCGCAGCCAGCGGGAAGCCGCCGAAGCGGTGGCGAAAGAGGTCGAGGGGAAGGGCGTGCGCGCGACGCTCCTGTGCTGCGACGTCTCCGACCGCGACGCCACGCGCGCGGCGATCGAAGCCGACCTCCAGGCCCACGGTCCCTACTGGGGCGCCGTGCACAACGCGGGTGTCACCGCCGATGCCGCCTTCCCCGCGATGAAGGGGGAAGACTGGGACCGCGTGCTGCGCACGAACCTCGACGGCTTCTACAACACCTTCCAGCCGCTGGTGATGCCGATGGTGCGGTTACGTCAGGGCGGCCGCATCGTCGCACTGTCCTCGGTGTCGGGGCAGGCGGGCAACCGGGGCCAGACGAACTACGCAGCCTCGAAGGCGGGCCTGATCGGCGCGGTGAAGTCGCTCGCTCTAGAGCTGGCGAAGCGCAAGATCACCGTGAACTGTGTGGCGCCCGGCCTGATCGAGACCGACATGATCGACGTGGAGCTCGCGAAGTCCCACGCGGGCCTGATCCCCCTGCGACGCCTCGGCCAGCCCGAGGAGGTGGCCGCCACCGTCGCCTTCCTCTTCTCGGAAGGGGCGGCGTACATTACGGGTGAGGTCATCTCAGTGAACGGAGGGCTGCGATGA
- a CDS encoding MMPL family transporter, whose product MTDRAIRWSFGAVVALLAAYAVTHLELSTDVTHFLPSESEAEIAVLASRLSDSELTRTMILTLRGPEIDDAVAAARGLAERLEGHPEIARLQGELEPERMEEVYQLYFPRRLLFLSSQPETDVPALFEDAALRERARQLKATLALPSSTLQTRLIPADPIGGFERVLQRLGAQRPPLESHDGHFVTRERDHAVLFLTTHHSAFDSAPQARLLAAIDAAFAAVAADAQGPIVLEASGANRFAVAAERSIRRDVNWIAAASFLGVALVFFAFLRSGHFFLLAVFPAVTGILVAAVALRATTGRLDGVTMAFGASLIGVAIDYSIHVLDHYRLHPDETGRAIVRRLWPSLAVGALTTMASFAGLSLTSFPGFREIGIFATLGVGSALLVTLFVLPAFLSNDGSPRPVPALASRVASGLGNALTRWRSRRGQLLWIPLVCVGAAATLLPQLRFEDDLSRLMSLDPELRAEEERVRARVAREESGRVIFALGDDFEAAIAANDAVALRLDAARAAGRVGDFRSLHSLLWSASLQERNAAAVAAIPDAAERVEAAFAAEGFRPEGLAPFRAALAEPPPEPLSPEALRASPLGALVTPLLLDLGDRAAAVTYLRGATDVAALEAELDGLARVHVFDQRSFMNAIFREFRTTTLQQIGVGCLLVLLVLGLRYRRVRPVLAAFVPSVLVAATVLAGFAALGVEVNLLHVTSLILVMGMGVDYGVFIVDSAGRRGHLDATLLSLLLSCLTTVFVFGTLAISEHGALRAIGATTGVGVLLSFVLAPVTLILLRPEPPRSGSTSEEPAA is encoded by the coding sequence ATGACCGATCGCGCGATCCGCTGGTCGTTCGGCGCCGTCGTGGCCCTGCTCGCGGCCTACGCCGTCACCCATCTCGAACTCTCGACCGACGTCACCCACTTCCTGCCGTCGGAGAGTGAGGCCGAAATCGCGGTCCTGGCATCGCGGCTGTCGGACAGCGAACTGACGCGCACGATGATCCTGACGCTGCGCGGGCCCGAGATCGACGACGCCGTCGCGGCCGCACGCGGGCTCGCCGAGCGACTCGAGGGACACCCGGAGATCGCCCGCCTCCAGGGCGAACTCGAACCCGAGCGGATGGAGGAGGTCTACCAGCTATACTTCCCGCGCCGCCTGCTGTTCTTGTCGTCTCAGCCCGAGACCGACGTCCCGGCACTCTTCGAGGACGCGGCGCTGCGCGAACGCGCGCGACAGCTGAAGGCCACGCTCGCATTGCCGAGCTCCACGCTGCAAACGCGCTTGATCCCCGCGGATCCGATCGGCGGCTTCGAGCGGGTGCTCCAGCGGCTGGGCGCTCAGCGCCCGCCCCTCGAGAGCCACGACGGCCACTTTGTGACGCGCGAGCGCGACCACGCGGTGCTCTTCCTCACCACCCACCACTCGGCCTTCGACTCGGCGCCCCAGGCCCGCTTGCTCGCCGCCATCGACGCGGCCTTCGCGGCGGTCGCGGCCGACGCCCAAGGGCCGATCGTGCTCGAAGCGAGTGGCGCAAACCGCTTCGCCGTCGCCGCCGAGCGCAGCATCCGCCGCGACGTCAACTGGATCGCTGCCGCATCCTTCCTCGGAGTGGCGCTCGTCTTCTTCGCGTTCCTGCGCTCGGGGCACTTCTTCCTGCTTGCCGTGTTCCCGGCGGTGACGGGCATCCTCGTCGCCGCCGTCGCACTGCGCGCGACCACGGGACGGCTCGACGGCGTGACCATGGCCTTCGGCGCGTCGCTGATCGGGGTCGCGATCGACTACTCGATCCACGTGCTCGATCACTACCGGCTCCATCCCGACGAGACAGGGCGCGCGATCGTGCGGCGGCTCTGGCCTTCGCTCGCGGTGGGCGCACTCACGACGATGGCGAGCTTCGCAGGGCTCTCCCTCACCAGCTTCCCGGGCTTCCGCGAGATCGGCATCTTCGCGACGCTCGGCGTCGGGTCAGCGCTCCTCGTCACGCTCTTCGTGTTGCCCGCGTTCTTGTCGAACGACGGCAGCCCGCGCCCGGTCCCGGCGCTGGCGTCCCGCGTGGCCTCCGGGTTGGGGAACGCGCTGACCCGCTGGCGCTCCCGGCGCGGCCAGCTGCTGTGGATCCCGCTCGTGTGCGTCGGTGCGGCCGCCACCTTGCTTCCCCAGCTGCGCTTCGAGGACGACCTGTCGCGTCTGATGTCCCTCGACCCGGAGCTGCGGGCAGAAGAGGAGCGGGTCCGCGCCCGCGTCGCGCGCGAAGAATCCGGCCGCGTGATCTTCGCGCTGGGAGACGACTTCGAAGCCGCCATCGCCGCCAACGACGCCGTCGCGCTGCGGCTCGATGCCGCGCGTGCCGCGGGGCGGGTGGGCGACTTCCGCTCGCTGCACTCGCTCCTGTGGTCGGCGTCGCTGCAAGAGCGCAACGCCGCCGCGGTGGCCGCGATTCCCGACGCGGCGGAGCGCGTCGAAGCCGCGTTCGCGGCGGAAGGCTTTCGCCCCGAGGGCCTCGCACCCTTCCGAGCCGCGTTGGCCGAGCCGCCCCCGGAACCGCTCTCGCCCGAGGCGCTGCGCGCGTCGCCCCTCGGCGCTCTGGTGACCCCGCTGCTCCTCGATCTCGGCGACCGCGCGGCCGCCGTCACCTATCTGCGCGGCGCGACCGACGTCGCCGCCCTCGAGGCCGAGCTCGATGGCCTGGCGCGCGTCCACGTCTTCGACCAGCGCAGCTTCATGAACGCGATCTTCCGCGAGTTCCGCACGACGACGCTCCAACAGATCGGCGTGGGCTGCCTGCTCGTCCTGCTGGTGCTGGGGCTCCGCTACCGACGCGTGCGGCCCGTGCTGGCGGCGTTCGTGCCGTCGGTGCTCGTCGCCGCGACCGTGCTCGCCGGCTTCGCCGCGCTCGGCGTCGAGGTGAACCTGCTCCACGTCACGAGCCTGATCCTGGTGATGGGGATGGGCGTCGACTACGGCGTCTTCATCGTCGACAGCGCCGGTCGCCGTGGCCACCTCGACGCCACCCTGCTCTCGCTGCTGCTCTCCTGCCTGACGACGGTCTTCGTCTTCGGCACGCTCGCCATCTCCGAACACGGCGCGCTGCGCGCGATCGGCGCGACGACGGGCGTGGGCGTGCTCTTGTCCTTCGTCCTCGCCCCGGTGACCCTCATCTTGTTGCGCCCGGAGCCACCGCGCTCGGGCTCCACGTCGGAGGAACCCGCGGCATGA
- a CDS encoding AMP-binding protein, translating into MSAIARWFERAAGSDRVVAFGAEGRRSGEDLHADVSRLVPALASAREGRVLLHCEDSYAFLVGWLGALAVHATPVLPPTRQAGALRRIAADVAVALIDGPDAPELPTGTPCFSPLHGAGPVESIAFEPIARDAPVAELFTSGTTGVGRVVPKALRHLADEVDVLEARFAAEVPADASVLATVSPQHVYGLLFRVLWPLASGRSFLRTPVLHPEELAAHVPAGSPFVIASTPATLRHLAERGDAFADVSAVFSSGGPLPGDVAASCHARVGVWPFEVYGSTETGGVATRQQDRPDAPWQPMPTVRVERDADSDCLAIASPFVSAGERLADGQQRFVTADRFRVTDDGFHLAGRADRVIKVGEKRLALADMEARLAEHPSVDEVALVALDREAGVARVAAAVVPAAAAWESMHAGGRRSLTKLLTEHLAPDFDRVLLPRAWRFVTALPRNAQGKLPQAALQELFEAEPSPQVPERLSVERTATALDVRLRIPWDLSFLDGHFPGAPVVAGVVQVHFVMQALEELLGQSPRVDRLEALKFHEVLQPGDEARLQVALREDGQRFDFSLVDAERPSRRFCSGRGATRTAS; encoded by the coding sequence GTGAGCGCGATCGCTCGCTGGTTCGAGCGCGCGGCCGGTTCCGACCGCGTCGTCGCGTTCGGCGCGGAGGGGCGTCGCAGCGGGGAGGATCTCCACGCCGACGTGTCTCGGTTGGTCCCGGCGCTTGCTTCCGCGCGCGAGGGGCGGGTGCTGCTGCACTGCGAGGACAGCTACGCCTTTCTCGTCGGCTGGCTGGGGGCGCTCGCCGTACACGCGACGCCGGTGCTCCCGCCGACGCGACAGGCGGGTGCGCTGCGTCGGATCGCTGCCGACGTCGCGGTGGCACTGATCGACGGCCCGGACGCGCCCGAGCTCCCGACAGGCACGCCCTGCTTCTCGCCGCTCCACGGGGCGGGCCCTGTCGAGTCGATCGCCTTCGAGCCGATCGCCCGCGACGCCCCCGTCGCCGAACTCTTCACCTCGGGCACCACCGGGGTCGGACGCGTGGTGCCGAAGGCGCTGCGTCACCTGGCCGACGAGGTCGACGTCCTCGAAGCCCGTTTCGCGGCCGAGGTGCCTGCCGACGCGTCGGTGCTGGCGACGGTCTCGCCGCAGCACGTCTACGGGCTGCTCTTTCGCGTCCTCTGGCCCCTCGCGAGCGGGCGTTCCTTCCTGCGCACGCCCGTGCTGCATCCCGAGGAGCTGGCGGCGCACGTGCCGGCCGGGTCGCCTTTCGTCATCGCGAGTACGCCCGCCACGCTGCGCCATCTCGCGGAACGCGGGGACGCCTTTGCGGACGTCTCGGCCGTCTTCTCGTCGGGGGGGCCGCTCCCGGGCGACGTCGCCGCTTCTTGTCACGCACGCGTCGGCGTCTGGCCCTTCGAGGTGTATGGCTCGACGGAAACCGGCGGCGTGGCGACACGCCAGCAAGACCGTCCCGACGCGCCCTGGCAGCCGATGCCGACGGTGCGCGTCGAGCGTGACGCCGACAGCGACTGCCTCGCCATCGCGTCGCCGTTCGTGAGTGCAGGCGAGCGGCTGGCGGACGGTCAGCAGCGCTTCGTGACGGCCGACCGCTTTCGCGTGACCGACGACGGCTTCCACCTGGCGGGTCGCGCCGACCGCGTGATCAAGGTCGGCGAGAAGCGACTCGCCCTCGCCGACATGGAAGCCCGGTTGGCGGAACACCCGAGCGTCGACGAGGTCGCACTCGTCGCCCTCGACCGCGAGGCGGGCGTTGCGCGCGTCGCGGCCGCGGTGGTTCCGGCGGCGGCGGCCTGGGAGTCCATGCACGCGGGTGGCCGTCGCAGTCTGACGAAGCTGCTCACCGAGCATCTCGCCCCTGACTTCGACCGTGTGCTGTTGCCGCGCGCCTGGCGCTTCGTCACCGCACTGCCGCGCAACGCCCAGGGGAAGCTGCCCCAGGCCGCGCTCCAGGAGCTCTTCGAGGCCGAGCCCTCGCCGCAGGTGCCCGAGCGGCTTTCCGTGGAGCGCACCGCGACGGCGCTCGACGTGCGGCTCCGCATTCCCTGGGATCTCTCGTTCCTCGACGGACACTTCCCGGGTGCTCCCGTCGTGGCGGGGGTCGTGCAGGTGCACTTCGTGATGCAGGCGCTCGAGGAACTCCTCGGCCAGTCGCCCCGTGTGGATCGTCTCGAAGCCCTGAAGTTCCACGAAGTGCTGCAGCCCGGTGACGAAGCGCGTCTCCAGGTGGCGTTGCGCGAGGACGGGCAGCGCTTCGACTTCTCGCTGGTCGATGCCGAGCGGCCGTCGCGCCGCTTCTGTTCGGGGCGCGGTGCCACGAGGACCGCCTCGTGA
- a CDS encoding class I adenylate-forming enzyme family protein: MNVVDTLRRHAEARPEHPALCVDRGGSSETIGYAALLERVDARAAALRDEGLSRGERCGLVARPGPAFIETALAILEAGGCLVPVPDDAGDEARTRFATQAKLHAWCRESEAFRLERLPEVESSSSAVEPGSSEAEPSIDEAAFRALDPAYLRFTSGTTSTRKGVILSHARILERLDAANAGLEIGPQDRVLWLLPMAHHFVVSILLYLRSGATVLLPQSALAKPVLAFAGRERATVSYASPYHYHLLSKDASDARLPLRLAVSTAEGLRAEVAERFQARFGFPLSQALGIIEVGLPVLNRDEAATKPTALGKPLPAYDVWLRDDEGKRIQAPGAPDRTGEVCIRGPGLFDAYLDPWTPSASLLGEDGFRTGDQGWFDADGTLHLAGRRHNRINMAGMKFFSEEVESVLLAHPAVQECRVFARTHPQLGEIPVAEIVADPAGDAPDRADLTRHCRRSLPSYKVPREFRVVDALARTATGKLQR; this comes from the coding sequence ATGAACGTCGTCGACACCCTGCGGCGCCACGCCGAGGCGCGTCCGGAGCACCCGGCGCTTTGCGTCGACCGCGGAGGCTCGTCTGAAACCATCGGCTACGCCGCGCTCCTCGAGCGCGTGGACGCTCGCGCCGCCGCGCTGCGCGACGAGGGCTTGTCGCGGGGGGAGCGCTGCGGCCTGGTGGCGCGGCCCGGGCCGGCCTTCATCGAGACGGCCCTCGCGATCCTCGAGGCTGGCGGGTGCCTGGTGCCGGTCCCCGACGACGCCGGCGACGAGGCCCGCACCCGCTTCGCAACCCAGGCGAAGCTGCACGCCTGGTGCCGCGAGTCCGAGGCGTTTCGCCTCGAGCGGCTGCCGGAAGTCGAGTCCAGTTCGTCCGCAGTCGAACCCGGCTCGTCGGAAGCCGAACCCAGCATCGACGAAGCTGCCTTTCGCGCGCTCGATCCGGCCTACCTGCGCTTCACCTCGGGCACCACGAGCACGCGAAAGGGCGTGATCCTCTCCCACGCCCGGATCCTCGAGCGACTCGACGCCGCGAACGCGGGCCTCGAGATCGGCCCGCAAGATCGTGTGCTCTGGCTGCTCCCGATGGCGCACCACTTCGTGGTGTCGATCCTCCTGTACCTCCGGTCGGGCGCGACGGTGCTCCTGCCCCAGAGTGCGCTCGCGAAACCCGTGCTCGCCTTCGCCGGACGCGAACGCGCCACCGTCTCCTACGCCTCTCCCTATCATTACCACCTGCTCTCGAAGGACGCGTCGGACGCGCGCTTGCCGCTGCGTCTCGCCGTGTCCACCGCCGAGGGGTTGCGGGCCGAGGTCGCCGAGCGCTTCCAGGCGCGCTTCGGGTTTCCCCTGTCACAGGCGCTCGGGATCATCGAAGTGGGGCTGCCGGTCTTGAACCGCGACGAGGCCGCCACGAAGCCCACTGCGCTGGGGAAGCCGCTGCCTGCCTACGACGTGTGGCTGCGCGACGACGAGGGGAAGCGCATTCAGGCGCCCGGAGCGCCGGACCGGACGGGCGAGGTGTGCATCCGCGGCCCCGGCCTCTTCGATGCCTACCTCGACCCCTGGACGCCTTCCGCGTCGTTGCTGGGCGAAGACGGCTTCCGGACCGGCGACCAGGGCTGGTTCGATGCGGACGGCACGCTGCACCTCGCCGGACGTCGTCACAACCGCATCAACATGGCCGGCATGAAGTTCTTCAGCGAAGAGGTGGAGAGCGTGCTGCTCGCGCACCCGGCCGTGCAGGAGTGCCGCGTGTTCGCGCGCACCCACCCGCAGCTCGGTGAGATCCCGGTGGCCGAGATCGTCGCCGACCCGGCCGGCGACGCACCCGACCGAGCCGACCTCACGCGCCACTGCCGCCGGTCGCTGCCGAGCTACAAGGTGCCGCGCGAGTTCCGCGTCGTTGACGCCCTCGCGCGCACTGCGACCGGCAAGCTCCAGCGCTAG
- a CDS encoding outer membrane lipoprotein carrier protein LolA, whose translation MRSVRCRRAGWTALAGLVALHVASAGAEGVEATLERVMQGMAGTSGVVAEFRESKELALLSAPLDSRGVLYFVPPDRLARLTEAPSPSRLVVDGDRFFLEDATGGEALDLSSNPVAAQVVSNFIVLFNGDLEALRERYEPRFETTDAGWTLALVPRGRPLSDVVASVTLHGQGRALAKMELVETGGDKTTTWFDNVRTDVELEPATLERVFARGDRPDAR comes from the coding sequence GTGCGCAGCGTCCGGTGCCGGCGCGCAGGCTGGACGGCTCTCGCCGGTCTGGTGGCCCTGCACGTCGCCTCGGCGGGTGCCGAGGGCGTGGAGGCCACCCTCGAGCGGGTGATGCAAGGGATGGCCGGCACCTCGGGCGTGGTGGCCGAGTTTCGCGAGAGCAAGGAACTCGCGCTGCTGTCCGCGCCGCTGGACTCGCGCGGCGTCCTCTATTTCGTGCCGCCCGATCGCCTGGCCCGGCTGACCGAGGCCCCGAGCCCGTCGCGCCTCGTCGTCGACGGAGACCGCTTCTTCCTGGAAGACGCGACCGGGGGAGAGGCTCTCGACCTCTCGTCGAATCCGGTGGCGGCTCAAGTCGTCTCGAACTTCATCGTGCTGTTCAACGGCGACCTCGAAGCGCTGCGCGAGCGCTACGAACCCCGCTTCGAGACCACCGACGCCGGCTGGACCCTCGCGCTGGTGCCGCGCGGCCGACCCCTCTCGGACGTGGTCGCGTCGGTGACCCTCCACGGCCAGGGCCGCGCTCTGGCGAAGATGGAGCTCGTCGAAACCGGCGGCGACAAGACCACCACCTGGTTCGACAACGTGCGCACCGACGTGGAGCTCGAGCCCGCGACCCTCGAGCGCGTCTTCGCGCGCGGAGATCGCCCCGACGCGCGATGA
- a CDS encoding DUF3261 domain-containing protein: protein MKSRLVRILATVAAPLLLGGCQTLRAAWGLPQVPACSGVALPAAALPGGDFRVREQVRMTAEDVEVRLTLVVERRGGRMVGIGLNEFGATLFTLVQEGGRVKVESDLGGALQLDPETLWVDWQTARLSRPEAGERIEIRRPGCSHQSVFVQIERVANG, encoded by the coding sequence ATGAAGTCGCGTCTCGTGCGCATCCTCGCCACGGTTGCCGCGCCGCTGCTGCTCGGGGGCTGTCAGACGCTGCGCGCCGCCTGGGGGCTGCCCCAGGTGCCGGCGTGCTCGGGTGTCGCGCTTCCCGCGGCAGCGCTCCCCGGTGGCGACTTTCGGGTGCGCGAGCAGGTGCGCATGACCGCGGAAGACGTCGAGGTGCGACTCACGCTGGTCGTCGAACGACGCGGCGGACGCATGGTCGGGATCGGTTTGAACGAGTTCGGTGCCACCCTCTTCACCCTCGTCCAGGAAGGCGGGCGCGTGAAGGTCGAATCGGATCTCGGCGGCGCACTCCAACTCGACCCGGAGACCCTGTGGGTCGACTGGCAGACCGCACGGCTATCGCGTCCCGAAGCCGGAGAACGCATCGAGATCCGACGCCCGGGGTGCTCGCACCAGAGCGTGTTCGTCCAGATCGAGCGCGTCGCGAACGGCTAG
- a CDS encoding lysophospholipid acyltransferase family protein: protein MSIGLGWCVLPIQHAFGRLRGESQPEREVRSQRWVHRATRRWARLVTALGVFQARYEGLERLTRRPLLIVANHPSLVDTPVLTCCLPQADFVVSEEWLTNPVLRETIRRSGYLKAESGPLVIRDAVRRLRAGRTLVVYPEGSRTPEEGLREFQKGAAFIALAAGCEIVPALIRVTPRAFMKGQGVFDYPEVAPLWSVAFGDPIDPADYLAGGEGRSAAAARLTAALQDDFEKRWERGSG, encoded by the coding sequence TTGTCGATCGGCCTCGGTTGGTGCGTGCTCCCGATCCAGCACGCGTTCGGTCGCTTGCGTGGCGAGAGTCAGCCGGAGCGCGAGGTGCGGTCGCAGCGTTGGGTCCACCGCGCGACCCGCCGCTGGGCGAGGTTGGTGACGGCATTGGGCGTGTTCCAGGCCCGATACGAAGGGTTGGAGCGGTTGACGCGGCGGCCGCTGCTGATCGTCGCCAACCACCCGTCTCTCGTCGACACGCCCGTCCTCACCTGTTGCCTGCCTCAGGCCGACTTCGTCGTGAGTGAGGAGTGGCTGACCAACCCCGTCCTGCGTGAGACGATCCGCCGGTCGGGCTACTTGAAGGCCGAGAGCGGCCCACTCGTCATTCGCGACGCGGTCCGGCGTCTGCGCGCTGGCCGCACCCTCGTCGTGTATCCCGAGGGCTCACGCACTCCGGAAGAGGGGCTGCGCGAGTTCCAGAAGGGCGCGGCCTTCATCGCCCTGGCGGCCGGCTGCGAGATCGTCCCCGCCCTGATCCGGGTGACGCCCCGGGCGTTCATGAAGGGGCAAGGCGTCTTCGACTACCCCGAGGTGGCCCCCCTCTGGAGCGTTGCGTTTGGCGATCCGATCGATCCCGCCGATTATCTAGCGGGCGGCGAGGGCCGCAGCGCGGCGGCGGCGCGACTCACGGCCGCATTGCAGGACGATTTCGAGAAGAGGTGGGAACGTGGCAGCGGCTGA
- a CDS encoding phosphopantetheine-binding protein produces MAAAELEAEIKGLIVDSLALEDIQPEEIETEAPLFVEGLGLDSIDALELAMALEEKYSVHIEDDPDRNQEIFASVRSLATFVAGQLGNAEGA; encoded by the coding sequence GTGGCAGCGGCTGAGCTGGAAGCAGAGATCAAAGGGCTGATCGTCGACTCCCTGGCGCTCGAGGACATCCAGCCCGAAGAGATCGAGACCGAAGCTCCGCTCTTCGTGGAAGGGCTCGGGCTCGATTCGATCGATGCCCTCGAGCTCGCGATGGCGCTCGAGGAGAAGTACAGCGTCCACATCGAGGACGACCCCGACCGCAACCAGGAGATCTTCGCTTCGGTGCGAAGCCTGGCGACCTTCGTCGCGGGACAGCTCGGAAACGCAGAGGGCGCCTGA
- a CDS encoding glycosyltransferase family 2 protein — MKICTLVPIFDHGEAVGAVVEGLAATGLPCWIVDDGSAAATRETLAGLEKRHAFVSVLRLPQNGGKGAALKAGYRHARELGFSHAIQLDADGQHDPADVARFVAAIEESPEALVLGVPVFDESVPFVRLAARQLSRGLVWLACLSRVVPDPLCGFRGMPLDAVVPLIEATPTGDRMEFEPEIAVRLVWEGTPVVSLATRVVYPRGGRSHFSLRRDYPLLARVYLRLVGGMLARLPERWRARTAIQGA; from the coding sequence GTGAAGATCTGCACCCTGGTACCGATCTTCGACCACGGCGAAGCCGTGGGTGCGGTGGTCGAAGGGCTCGCGGCCACCGGGCTCCCCTGTTGGATCGTCGACGATGGCAGCGCTGCGGCGACCCGAGAGACGCTCGCGGGACTCGAAAAACGACACGCGTTCGTGTCAGTCTTGCGGCTTCCGCAGAACGGAGGGAAGGGTGCCGCGCTGAAGGCGGGCTACCGACACGCGCGCGAGCTCGGCTTCAGCCACGCGATCCAGCTCGACGCCGACGGGCAGCACGATCCGGCCGATGTCGCTCGCTTCGTCGCGGCGATCGAAGAGTCGCCCGAGGCGCTGGTGCTCGGCGTGCCGGTCTTCGACGAGAGCGTCCCCTTCGTGCGCCTGGCGGCGCGACAGCTCTCACGCGGTCTGGTGTGGCTCGCGTGTCTCTCGCGGGTGGTGCCCGATCCGCTCTGTGGTTTCCGGGGGATGCCGCTCGACGCGGTGGTGCCTCTGATCGAGGCGACCCCGACCGGCGATCGTATGGAGTTCGAACCCGAGATCGCGGTGCGGTTGGTCTGGGAGGGGACACCCGTCGTGAGCTTGGCGACCCGGGTCGTGTATCCCCGCGGCGGGCGTTCCCATTTCAGTCTGCGCCGCGACTACCCGCTGCTGGCGCGGGTCTACCTCCGCCTCGTCGGAGGCATGCTGGCGCGCCTGCCCGAGCGCTGGAGGGCGCGCACCGCTATCCAGGGGGCATGA